One Sphingomonas endolithica DNA segment encodes these proteins:
- a CDS encoding hemolysin family protein, producing the protein MPEGQSTIDAGDAGTNNEGSIWRSLRAMIFGEQGDDSLRHQLEEAIDAHEDDPAPDAKGDLSPLERTMVRNLLHFGERDAGDVGVPRADIVAIEEQTRFADLVKIFAEAGHSRLPVYREKLDTIIGMVHIKDVFAILATGADYPATLEGLIRQPLFVPMSRGVLDLLADMRASRVHLAVVLDEYFGTEGLVTIEDLIEEIVGDIEDEHDEAPEALLVPLDGGAWDADARVELEDVGETIDPRLAEVEEDIDTLGGLAALLAGHVPQKGECLDHPSGWRLEVLDADTRRVTKLRLHPPRPEPEEMQS; encoded by the coding sequence ATGCCCGAGGGCCAAAGTACGATCGACGCCGGAGACGCCGGTACCAATAACGAGGGATCGATATGGCGCTCGCTGCGCGCCATGATCTTCGGCGAGCAGGGCGACGATTCGCTGCGCCACCAGTTGGAGGAAGCGATCGATGCGCATGAGGATGATCCCGCGCCCGACGCCAAGGGCGATCTCTCCCCGCTCGAACGCACGATGGTGCGCAACCTGCTGCACTTCGGCGAGCGCGACGCCGGCGATGTCGGCGTACCGCGCGCGGATATCGTCGCGATCGAAGAGCAGACGCGCTTTGCCGACCTGGTCAAGATCTTCGCCGAGGCCGGCCATAGCCGCCTGCCGGTCTATCGCGAGAAGCTCGATACGATCATCGGCATGGTCCATATCAAGGACGTGTTCGCGATCCTCGCCACCGGCGCCGACTATCCCGCAACGCTGGAAGGCCTGATCCGCCAGCCCTTGTTCGTGCCGATGTCGCGCGGCGTGCTCGATCTGCTGGCCGACATGCGCGCCAGCCGCGTGCATCTGGCGGTGGTGCTCGACGAATATTTCGGCACCGAAGGCCTGGTGACGATCGAGGATCTGATCGAGGAAATCGTCGGCGACATCGAGGACGAGCATGACGAAGCGCCCGAGGCCTTGCTCGTGCCGCTGGATGGCGGCGCCTGGGATGCGGATGCGCGCGTCGAGCTGGAAGATGTCGGCGAGACGATCGATCCCCGCCTGGCGGAAGTCGAGGAAGATATCGACACGCTCGGCGGTCTGGCCGCGTTGCTTGCCGGGCACGTGCCGCAGAAAGGCGAATGCCTCGATCATCCCAGTGGCTGGCGGCTCGAAGTGCTCGACGCCGACACGCGCCGCGTCACGAAATTGCGCCTCCACCCGCCCCGCCCCGAGCCGGAAGAAATGCAAAGCTGA
- a CDS encoding GNAT family N-acetyltransferase, with the protein MTKPMLLSDFERLPPARHPVTRAVALDGLSGSIDAVAEHGPDSHRFLRFQWYAAALSAYGGRARTIVVEHDSDPVIALPMVRFGPGPARLAAVPGCYWPFRSFPASQAADAPAFAALLSALAGEVNALRIGPVYDGDTSLTPLLQAARAGGWAVLGRFVADSYLLDMAAAQEEGTWPRNSTLRKNRFHEKHLGEHGSLDWQFLSRPDWEAGGFDALATVEENSWIAARTDGSDAKFTQSGHGAFWRAAAIDPVLAGMMWAALLRVEGTPAAFSFDINAGVLKYAIANSYDPAFAKHSPGKLLYYRNLVRALDDGMRTVDWGAGDSGYKRVIGAAKGPAIRDWLLLRPGLPAMLGRALRQVWERSGQAPASAAEVTPADT; encoded by the coding sequence ATGACCAAGCCGATGCTGCTGTCCGATTTCGAGCGCCTGCCGCCGGCCCGTCATCCGGTGACGCGGGCGGTCGCGCTGGATGGCCTGTCCGGCTCGATCGACGCGGTCGCCGAACACGGCCCCGACAGCCATCGCTTCCTGCGCTTCCAATGGTATGCCGCCGCGCTCTCGGCCTATGGCGGGCGGGCACGCACCATCGTCGTGGAGCACGACAGCGATCCGGTCATCGCGCTGCCCATGGTGCGCTTCGGCCCCGGACCGGCGCGGCTGGCGGCGGTGCCCGGCTGCTACTGGCCGTTCCGCAGCTTCCCGGCGAGCCAGGCCGCTGATGCGCCGGCCTTTGCGGCGCTGTTGTCGGCGCTGGCAGGTGAGGTGAACGCGCTGCGCATCGGCCCGGTCTATGACGGCGACACCTCGCTAACGCCGCTGCTGCAGGCGGCGCGCGCCGGCGGTTGGGCCGTGCTCGGCCGTTTCGTGGCCGACAGCTACCTGCTCGACATGGCAGCGGCGCAGGAGGAGGGCACTTGGCCCCGCAACTCCACGCTGCGCAAGAACCGCTTCCACGAAAAGCATCTCGGCGAACATGGCAGCCTCGACTGGCAGTTCCTGTCAAGGCCCGACTGGGAAGCAGGCGGTTTCGACGCGCTCGCCACGGTCGAGGAAAATAGCTGGATCGCGGCGCGCACCGATGGCTCGGACGCCAAGTTCACCCAGAGCGGCCACGGCGCCTTTTGGCGCGCCGCGGCAATCGATCCCGTGCTCGCTGGGATGATGTGGGCAGCACTGCTGCGGGTCGAAGGAACGCCTGCCGCCTTTTCCTTCGACATCAATGCCGGCGTGCTCAAATACGCCATCGCCAACAGCTACGATCCCGCCTTCGCCAAGCATTCACCGGGCAAATTGCTCTACTACCGCAACCTCGTGCGAGCACTGGACGATGGCATGCGCACGGTGGACTGGGGTGCAGGCGACAGCGGATACAAGCGGGTCATCGGCGCCGCCAAAGGCCCCGCGATCCGCGACTGGCTGCTGCTGCGCCCCGGCCTGCCCGCCATGCTCGGCCGCGCACTACGGCAGGTGTGGGAACGCAGCGGCCAGGCACCTGCCTCTGCCGCGGAGGTCACACCCGCAGATACCTGA
- a CDS encoding type II toxin-antitoxin system VapB family antitoxin, producing the protein MASLYIKDTATTELATRLALRLGTSKTAAVKQALQAIEANLDRADRHPEAPAWLKKFWREHPLPAPTGLKADKAFFDALSDDL; encoded by the coding sequence ATGGCATCGCTATATATCAAAGACACAGCTACCACCGAGCTTGCCACGCGTTTGGCGCTGCGCTTGGGCACCAGTAAAACTGCTGCTGTGAAACAAGCGCTACAAGCAATTGAAGCAAACCTCGATCGTGCGGATCGCCATCCTGAAGCGCCAGCGTGGTTGAAAAAGTTTTGGCGTGAGCATCCCTTACCCGCGCCGACGGGACTTAAGGCGGATAAAGCGTTTTTTGACGCCTTGTCCGATGACTTATGA
- a CDS encoding amidase — protein sequence MKRFQRNFLNFAALATLAGPVGAQQTPMVEERSIGDLQAAMASGTSSAAITAAYLARVAAMDRTGPTLRAIIATNPDALAQARASDARRRTGKTLGPLDGVPVLIKDNIETLDPMATTAGSLALKDNVTHRDAPVVAKLRGAGAVILGKTNLSEWANIRSTASMSGWSAVGGLVRNPYALDRTACGSSSGSGAAIAASFAAAAVGTETDGSVVCPAAMNGLVGLKPTLGLISGQHVVPISHSQDTPGPMARSVMDAAIMLSNMASGTGAAADYHRRLTRASLRGMRLAVLRPPMPDALKERYEAQLLVLKRAGAVLVDADQPKLDGLGETELDVLKTELKADLDAYLATTPAAVKTRTLDQVIAFNTANKATEMPFFGQELFEQAAKTKGLSDAEYLGVRAKSLRLAGAEGVDAMLKTARATILVSPTYGLPWLSDSVSGDHAEGPSASELPAVAGYPHLTVPMGLVKGLPVGLSFIATAGGDQAVLDAGYVYEQASRARVAPRYLPVADAGPGLDGAR from the coding sequence ATGAAGCGATTTCAGAGAAACTTCCTCAACTTTGCCGCCCTCGCCACCCTTGCCGGCCCCGTCGGCGCGCAGCAAACACCCATGGTCGAGGAACGCTCGATCGGCGATCTGCAGGCGGCGATGGCCAGCGGCACGAGCAGTGCTGCGATCACTGCTGCCTATCTCGCGCGAGTCGCGGCGATGGATCGCACCGGCCCTACCCTCCGCGCGATCATCGCCACCAACCCCGATGCGCTGGCACAGGCGCGTGCCAGCGATGCGCGACGCCGGACCGGCAAGACGTTGGGGCCACTGGATGGCGTGCCCGTGCTGATCAAGGACAATATCGAGACGCTGGATCCGATGGCGACCACCGCCGGCAGCCTGGCGCTGAAAGACAATGTCACGCACCGCGACGCGCCGGTGGTGGCGAAGCTGCGGGGCGCCGGCGCCGTCATCCTCGGCAAGACCAACCTCAGCGAATGGGCCAATATCCGCTCCACCGCCTCGATGAGCGGGTGGAGCGCCGTCGGCGGCCTCGTGCGCAACCCCTATGCGCTCGATCGCACGGCTTGCGGTTCGTCGAGCGGCTCCGGCGCGGCGATCGCCGCCAGCTTCGCCGCGGCGGCCGTCGGCACCGAGACTGATGGATCGGTGGTCTGCCCGGCCGCGATGAACGGGTTGGTCGGGCTGAAGCCCACGCTCGGCCTGATCAGCGGCCAGCATGTCGTGCCGATCAGCCACAGCCAGGACACGCCGGGGCCGATGGCGCGCAGCGTCATGGATGCAGCGATCATGCTGTCGAACATGGCGTCCGGCACCGGTGCGGCGGCGGATTACCATCGCCGCCTGACCCGTGCGTCGCTTCGCGGGATGCGGCTGGCGGTTTTGCGGCCGCCAATGCCGGACGCGCTGAAGGAGCGTTACGAGGCGCAACTTCTGGTGCTCAAGCGCGCCGGCGCGGTGCTGGTCGATGCCGATCAGCCCAAGCTGGACGGTCTCGGCGAGACCGAGCTCGACGTGCTCAAGACGGAGCTGAAAGCCGATCTCGACGCCTATCTCGCAACCACGCCGGCGGCCGTGAAGACGCGCACGCTCGACCAAGTGATCGCCTTCAACACCGCCAACAAGGCGACCGAGATGCCGTTCTTCGGGCAGGAGCTGTTCGAACAGGCGGCCAAGACCAAGGGCCTATCCGATGCGGAGTATCTCGGCGTGCGCGCCAAGTCGTTGCGGCTGGCGGGTGCCGAGGGCGTGGATGCCATGCTCAAGACGGCCAGGGCGACGATCCTCGTTTCGCCCACCTACGGGCTGCCGTGGCTCAGTGACAGCGTCAGCGGCGATCATGCCGAGGGGCCGAGCGCGAGCGAATTGCCCGCGGTCGCCGGCTACCCGCACCTCACCGTGCCGATGGGGCTGGTCAAAGGGTTGCCGGTCGGCCTGTCGTTCATTGCCACCGCGGGCGGCGACCAGGCCGTGCTCGACGCTGGCTATGTCTACGAACAGGCGAGCCGCGCGCGGGTGGCCCCGCGCTATCTGCCGGTAGCGGATGCCGGGCCGGGGCTGGACGGCGCCCGCTAA
- the trmB gene encoding tRNA (guanine(46)-N(7))-methyltransferase TrmB, with translation MNDPITIRRLYGRRQGHKLRLGQAELVEELLPRISVADTGPLDAHTLFGADLPLQLEIGFGAGEHLAGQATAHPGTGFIGCEPFLNGVVGALSHVRDGELGNVRLYMGDALDVVERLPDASLERVYLLHPDPWRKARHAKRRMVNHGPLDLIAAKLKPGAEFRLGTDDPTYCRWAMMVMNQRRDFVWQAKHPSDFLTRPDDWPETRYERKARRQGHEVWYFRYLRV, from the coding sequence ATGAACGATCCGATCACTATCCGCAGGTTGTATGGCCGCCGCCAGGGGCACAAGCTCCGCCTGGGCCAGGCCGAACTCGTCGAGGAATTGCTGCCCCGCATCAGCGTGGCCGATACGGGGCCGCTCGACGCGCACACCCTGTTCGGCGCCGATCTGCCGCTGCAGCTGGAGATCGGCTTTGGCGCGGGCGAACATCTGGCCGGCCAGGCGACGGCGCATCCGGGCACCGGGTTTATCGGCTGCGAGCCGTTTCTCAACGGCGTGGTGGGTGCGCTGAGCCATGTGCGGGACGGGGAGCTCGGCAATGTCCGGCTGTACATGGGGGATGCGCTGGATGTGGTCGAGCGGTTGCCGGATGCGAGCCTGGAGCGCGTCTACCTCCTCCATCCGGATCCGTGGCGCAAGGCGCGGCATGCCAAGCGGCGGATGGTCAATCATGGTCCGCTCGACCTGATCGCCGCCAAGCTGAAGCCGGGTGCCGAGTTTCGATTGGGGACCGACGATCCGACCTATTGCCGCTGGGCGATGATGGTGATGAACCAGCGGCGCGACTTCGTGTGGCAGGCGAAACATCCGAGTGACTTCCTGACCCGTCCTGACGACTGGCCGGAGACCCGTTACGAACGCAAGGCGCGGCGGCAGGGGCACGAGGTGTGGTATTTCAGGTATCTGCGGGTGTGA
- the miaB gene encoding tRNA (N6-isopentenyl adenosine(37)-C2)-methylthiotransferase MiaB, whose product MKPAPKTFAVKSFGCQMNAYDGDRMAELMTAQGLTAADPASADLVVLNTCHIREKATEKVYSDIGRIRKDAGKLGRAPMIAIAGCVAQAEGAEIVRRAGVDVVVGPQAYHNLPDLVAKAARGESALDTDMPVETKFAHLPGRRRVGPSAFLTVQEGCDKFCTYCVVPYTRGAEVSRPRGQIVDEAKALVDAGARELTLLGQNVNAWEDGARGLHHLIAELDKIEGLARIRYTTSHPNDMAQGLIDAHRDVGKLMPFLHLPVQSGSDRILKAMNRSHSRDSYLRLLERVVAARPDIALSGDFIVGFPGETDADFAETLSLIDAVGYAQAFSFKYSPRPGTPAAGMADQVEPHVMDERLQQLQAALNRDQAAFNANTFGRSCQVLIERKGKLPGQMLGKSPWLQSVHLLTDAPIGALVEVDIVRGDPNSLSGVERIKIAA is encoded by the coding sequence ATGAAACCCGCCCCCAAGACCTTCGCCGTCAAATCCTTCGGCTGCCAGATGAACGCCTATGACGGCGATCGCATGGCGGAATTGATGACCGCGCAGGGGCTGACCGCAGCCGACCCCGCCAGCGCCGATCTCGTCGTGCTCAACACCTGCCACATCCGCGAAAAGGCGACCGAGAAGGTCTATTCGGACATCGGCCGCATCCGCAAGGACGCCGGCAAGCTCGGACGTGCACCGATGATCGCCATCGCCGGCTGCGTCGCGCAGGCCGAAGGTGCGGAGATCGTGCGACGCGCCGGGGTAGATGTCGTCGTCGGCCCGCAGGCCTATCACAATCTGCCCGATCTGGTGGCGAAGGCCGCGCGCGGCGAAAGCGCGCTCGACACCGACATGCCGGTCGAAACCAAGTTTGCCCACTTGCCCGGCCGTCGCCGCGTCGGGCCTTCGGCCTTCCTTACCGTGCAGGAAGGCTGCGACAAATTCTGCACCTATTGCGTCGTGCCCTACACGCGCGGCGCCGAAGTCAGCCGCCCCCGGGGCCAGATCGTCGACGAGGCCAAGGCCTTGGTCGATGCCGGCGCGCGCGAACTCACGCTGCTCGGGCAAAACGTCAATGCCTGGGAAGACGGCGCCCGCGGCCTGCATCACCTGATCGCCGAACTGGACAAGATCGAGGGGCTGGCCCGCATCCGCTATACCACCAGCCACCCCAACGACATGGCGCAGGGCCTGATCGATGCGCACCGCGATGTCGGAAAACTAATGCCGTTCCTGCACCTCCCCGTGCAATCCGGCAGCGATCGTATCCTGAAGGCCATGAACCGCAGCCACAGCCGCGATTCCTATCTCCGCCTCCTGGAACGCGTCGTCGCCGCCCGCCCGGATATCGCGCTGTCGGGCGATTTCATCGTCGGCTTCCCCGGCGAGACCGATGCGGATTTCGCCGAGACGCTGAGCCTCATCGACGCGGTCGGCTACGCCCAGGCGTTCAGCTTCAAGTACAGCCCGCGCCCCGGCACGCCGGCGGCCGGCATGGCCGATCAGGTCGAGCCGCATGTGATGGACGAACGGCTGCAGCAATTGCAGGCGGCGCTCAACCGCGACCAGGCGGCGTTCAACGCGAACACGTTCGGGCGCAGCTGCCAGGTGCTTATCGAACGCAAGGGCAAGCTGCCCGGGCAGATGCTCGGCAAATCGCCCTGGCTGCAATCGGTCCATCTGCTGACGGATGCGCCGATCGGCGCGCTGGTCGAGGTCGATATCGTCCGCGGCGATCCCAATTCGCTGTCGGGCGTGGAGCGAATCAAGATCGCCGCCTGA
- a CDS encoding PhoH family protein yields MSRKPVPAQSGERSRAELVFDRPQLMSQLFGEFDQNLLQLESRLGVYITARGNRIGLEGRAEAVAEARDVLQGLYNRISRGERIDQGMVDAVIAMSTEPTLAGIISADSGAPQIMIRTRKKTIVPRTLAQAHYMRELVNNDIIFALGPAGTGKTYIAVAQAVAQLITGSVQRLILSRPAVEAGEKLGFLPGDMKDKVDPYLRPLYDALNDCLPAEQVERRIASGEIEIAPIAFMRGRTLADAFIILDEAQNTTPSQMKMFLTRFGENSRMVVCGDPKQTDLPGGMNASGLNDAVVRLEGVEGMSMCRFGSGDVVRHPIVGRIVEAYEGVDA; encoded by the coding sequence ATGAGCAGAAAGCCCGTTCCCGCCCAGTCCGGCGAGCGTAGCCGCGCCGAACTCGTCTTCGACCGGCCGCAGCTCATGTCGCAACTGTTTGGCGAATTCGACCAGAACCTTCTGCAACTTGAAAGCCGGCTCGGCGTCTACATCACCGCGCGTGGCAACCGCATCGGCCTGGAGGGTCGCGCCGAGGCGGTGGCCGAGGCCCGCGACGTGCTACAGGGCCTGTACAATCGCATTTCGCGGGGCGAGCGGATCGATCAGGGTATGGTCGACGCAGTGATCGCGATGTCGACCGAACCGACACTGGCCGGGATCATCTCCGCCGATAGCGGTGCGCCACAGATCATGATCCGCACGCGCAAGAAGACGATCGTGCCGCGCACGCTGGCGCAGGCGCATTACATGCGCGAGCTGGTCAATAACGACATCATCTTCGCGCTTGGGCCAGCAGGTACCGGCAAGACCTATATCGCCGTCGCGCAAGCCGTGGCGCAGCTGATCACCGGCAGCGTGCAGCGCCTGATCCTGTCGCGCCCTGCGGTCGAGGCCGGCGAGAAACTGGGCTTCCTGCCCGGCGACATGAAGGACAAGGTCGATCCCTATCTGCGTCCGCTCTACGATGCGCTCAACGACTGCCTGCCCGCCGAGCAGGTCGAGCGGCGCATCGCCAGTGGCGAGATCGAGATCGCCCCGATCGCCTTCATGCGCGGCCGCACGCTCGCCGATGCGTTCATCATCCTCGACGAAGCGCAGAACACCACGCCGAGCCAGATGAAGATGTTCCTGACCCGCTTCGGCGAGAATAGCCGCATGGTCGTGTGCGGCGATCCCAAGCAGACCGATCTCCCCGGCGGCATGAATGCGTCCGGCCTGAACGATGCGGTGGTGCGATTGGAGGGTGTCGAGGGCATGTCGATGTGCCGTTTCGGCTCGGGCGACGTCGTACGTCACCCGATCGTCGGCCGGATCGTCGAAGCATATGAGGGCGTGGATGCTTGA
- the ybeY gene encoding rRNA maturation RNase YbeY translates to MLETALSVEFPWDETVYWDALALRAAKAAVERTPHGELATGAAAVEISVRLTTDAEVQTLNAQYRHKDKPTNVLSFPMVQADLLDTVGQNSDDGEVLLGDIVLAHGVCAAEAAEKGISVEDHATHLIVHGTLHLLGYDHLDDDEGEAMEAIEIDALKSLGLADPYFIQED, encoded by the coding sequence ATGCTTGAAACCGCCCTGTCTGTCGAATTCCCTTGGGACGAAACTGTTTACTGGGACGCACTCGCGTTACGTGCCGCCAAAGCCGCAGTCGAGCGCACCCCCCACGGCGAACTCGCCACCGGCGCGGCCGCCGTCGAGATCTCCGTCCGGCTCACCACCGACGCCGAGGTCCAGACGCTCAACGCGCAATATCGCCACAAGGACAAGCCGACCAACGTGCTCAGCTTCCCGATGGTGCAGGCCGATCTGCTCGACACGGTTGGGCAGAATTCGGACGATGGCGAGGTGCTGCTCGGCGACATCGTGCTCGCCCACGGCGTATGCGCGGCAGAGGCCGCGGAAAAAGGCATCAGTGTCGAGGATCACGCAACGCATTTGATCGTGCACGGCACGCTCCACCTGCTAGGCTATGATCACCTGGACGACGACGAGGGCGAAGCGATGGAGGCGATCGAGATCGATGCGCTGAAGTCGCTCGGCCTTGCCGACCCCTATTTTATACAAGAGGACTGA
- a CDS encoding PQQ-dependent sugar dehydrogenase, whose product MRKHILIVLLLIVLVAGGIFYWLSRPDVAKLDLAAVSGARPTISEPRTQMIPTVAVAKAIGWPQGAKPTPAAGLSVAAFAAGLDHPRWLYRLPNGDVLVAESNSPPRKGGGITGWVMGVLMGRAGAGVPSANRITLLRDANGDGVAEQKSTFMTGLNSPFGMTLMGDWLYIGNTDALVRVRYKAGDTTITAKPETVVKLQGGGNHWARNVIANPDGKTLYVTVGSSSNIAENGIEREKYRANILQVYPEAKTYRVYAAGLRNPNGMAIEPHTRRLWTVVNERDMLGSDLAPDYLTQVEMGDHFGWPWFYWGGYPDTRVDPPNPALQEYSKRPDYALGPHVAALGLSFAADAKLGARFANGAFVGEHGSWNRSPVSGYKVVYVPFADNGYPAKNVKPIDVLAGFLDQDGAAQGRPVAVITDKTGALLVADDVGNTIWRVRAAQ is encoded by the coding sequence ATGCGCAAACACATCCTGATCGTCCTGCTGCTGATCGTCCTGGTCGCTGGCGGCATCTTCTACTGGCTCAGCCGCCCTGACGTCGCGAAGCTCGATCTTGCCGCGGTCAGCGGCGCCCGCCCCACCATCTCCGAACCGCGCACGCAGATGATCCCCACGGTCGCCGTCGCCAAGGCGATCGGCTGGCCGCAGGGCGCCAAGCCCACCCCCGCCGCCGGCCTGTCGGTCGCCGCGTTCGCGGCCGGGCTCGATCACCCGCGCTGGCTCTATCGCCTGCCCAATGGGGACGTGCTGGTCGCCGAATCGAACAGCCCGCCGCGCAAGGGCGGTGGCATCACCGGCTGGGTGATGGGCGTGTTGATGGGGAGAGCGGGTGCCGGCGTGCCATCGGCCAACCGCATCACGTTGCTGCGCGATGCGAATGGCGACGGCGTGGCGGAACAGAAATCCACCTTCATGACCGGGTTGAACTCGCCGTTCGGCATGACGCTGATGGGCGACTGGCTCTATATCGGCAACACCGACGCCCTGGTCAGGGTGCGCTACAAGGCCGGCGACACGACGATCACCGCCAAGCCGGAGACGGTGGTCAAGCTGCAGGGCGGCGGCAACCACTGGGCGCGCAACGTGATCGCCAATCCGGACGGCAAGACGCTGTACGTCACCGTCGGATCGTCGAGCAATATCGCTGAGAACGGCATCGAGCGCGAGAAATACCGCGCCAACATCCTGCAGGTCTATCCTGAGGCGAAAACCTACCGCGTCTATGCCGCGGGCCTGCGCAACCCCAACGGCATGGCGATCGAACCGCACACCCGCCGGCTGTGGACGGTCGTCAACGAACGCGACATGCTCGGTTCCGATCTCGCGCCCGATTACCTGACGCAGGTCGAGATGGGCGATCACTTCGGCTGGCCATGGTTCTACTGGGGCGGCTATCCCGACACGCGCGTCGATCCGCCCAACCCGGCGCTGCAGGAATATTCCAAGCGGCCCGATTACGCGCTCGGGCCGCACGTCGCGGCCTTGGGCCTGAGCTTTGCAGCGGACGCCAAGCTCGGCGCGCGGTTCGCCAACGGCGCGTTCGTCGGCGAACACGGCTCGTGGAACCGCTCGCCGGTTTCGGGCTACAAGGTGGTCTACGTGCCGTTCGCGGACAATGGCTATCCGGCCAAGAACGTGAAGCCGATCGACGTGCTGGCCGGCTTCCTCGACCAGGACGGCGCCGCACAGGGCCGCCCGGTTGCGGTGATCACCGACAAGACCGGCGCGCTGCTGGTCGCGGACGACGTGGGCAACACGATCTGGCGGGTGCGGGCGGCGCAGTAG
- a CDS encoding type II toxin-antitoxin system VapC family toxin: MSIFLDASAMVSMIAGEEDAVTLSERLDAHEEKMTSAIAYWETVVALSRSHNYAPDVASDVVRNFIDARVIRINPISFLETQEAISAYKRYGKGRDPAGLNMGDCFAYASAKTSDADLLYKGNDFAQTDLA; the protein is encoded by the coding sequence ATGAGCATCTTTCTTGATGCGTCGGCTATGGTCTCGATGATCGCAGGCGAAGAAGACGCCGTAACGCTCTCTGAGCGGCTCGATGCCCACGAGGAAAAGATGACGTCGGCAATAGCTTATTGGGAAACGGTGGTCGCACTCAGCCGCTCGCACAATTATGCTCCTGACGTAGCCAGCGACGTTGTGAGAAATTTCATTGACGCTCGCGTGATCAGAATAAATCCAATATCGTTTTTGGAGACGCAGGAAGCGATTTCTGCCTACAAACGATATGGAAAGGGGCGTGATCCTGCCGGCCTCAATATGGGCGATTGTTTTGCCTATGCCAGCGCTAAAACCAGCGACGCCGACCTACTCTATAAAGGCAACGACTTTGCCCAGACCGATCTCGCCTGA
- a CDS encoding DUF2721 domain-containing protein, whose amino-acid sequence MFSYAAVTTIAQTIQLSLSPVFMLAGIGALLNVLAGRLSRVVDRARAVEALHPRSSGPEHVRHVWELRLLDRRMSVINASLVLGVSSAVMTCLLVALLFVSELIKLHIGTIVALSFILAMALLIASLISFLVEVRMSLIAIHIRPELLEKGAD is encoded by the coding sequence ATGTTCTCCTATGCTGCCGTCACCACGATCGCCCAGACGATCCAGCTGTCGCTGAGCCCGGTCTTCATGCTCGCCGGAATTGGGGCGTTGCTGAACGTCCTTGCCGGGCGGCTGTCGCGCGTGGTGGACCGCGCGCGGGCGGTGGAGGCACTGCATCCGCGCTCGTCCGGCCCCGAACATGTCCGTCATGTCTGGGAGCTGCGACTGCTCGACCGCCGCATGTCGGTGATCAACGCCTCGCTGGTGCTGGGCGTCTCCAGCGCGGTGATGACGTGCCTGCTGGTCGCGTTGCTGTTCGTCTCGGAACTCATCAAGCTGCACATCGGCACGATCGTCGCTTTGTCCTTCATCCTCGCCATGGCGCTGCTGATCGCCTCGTTGATCTCCTTCCTGGTCGAAGTCCGCATGTCGCTGATCGCGATCCACATCCGCCCCGAATTGCTCGAGAAGGGCGCGGATTAG
- a CDS encoding lysophospholipid acyltransferase family protein — MLTPEQRAQIAAGTPPPIDARGRLRITIRAAGLILSLLLTVPLHYLWRLLRLSSPWPRIFLGWAARLAGARVSRVGVPLRRDVFFISNHLSWIDILASAGQSGTAFVAKEEIRAAPVVGWLSTLNRTVFVKRENRLGVAEQINELRDALAENWSVTVFPEGTTTDGQSLLPFKTSMLRVLEPPPSGVLVQPVLLDYGAVAEEIGWIGEESGVNNAKRLLARKGSFPLRVHFLDPFLPADFPGRKAIGAESRRRIEEALIATLGKPLRPFGFTVEAVKFVPENAALPPS; from the coding sequence ATGCTGACCCCCGAACAGCGCGCGCAGATCGCCGCCGGCACCCCGCCCCCGATCGACGCGCGCGGTCGCCTGCGCATCACGATCCGCGCTGCCGGGCTGATCCTGTCGCTGTTGCTCACCGTCCCACTGCACTATCTCTGGCGCTTGCTGCGGCTGTCCTCCCCCTGGCCCAGGATCTTTCTCGGCTGGGCCGCGCGGCTGGCCGGCGCGCGCGTCAGCCGGGTCGGCGTGCCGCTCAGGCGCGACGTGTTCTTCATTTCCAACCACCTGAGCTGGATCGATATCCTGGCCAGCGCCGGGCAAAGCGGCACCGCGTTCGTCGCCAAGGAGGAGATCCGCGCCGCGCCGGTGGTCGGCTGGCTCTCGACGCTGAACCGCACGGTGTTCGTCAAGCGCGAGAACCGGCTGGGCGTCGCCGAACAGATCAACGAACTGCGCGATGCACTCGCCGAAAACTGGTCGGTGACGGTGTTTCCCGAAGGCACGACTACGGACGGGCAATCATTGCTGCCGTTCAAGACATCGATGCTGCGCGTGCTGGAGCCGCCGCCGTCCGGCGTGCTCGTGCAACCCGTGCTGCTGGATTACGGCGCGGTCGCCGAAGAGATCGGCTGGATCGGCGAGGAATCCGGCGTGAACAATGCCAAGCGCCTGCTGGCCCGCAAGGGCAGCTTTCCGCTGCGCGTGCATTTCCTCGATCCGTTCCTGCCCGCCGACTTCCCCGGCCGCAAGGCGATCGGCGCCGAGAGCCGGCGGCGGATCGAGGAAGCGCTGATCGCGACGCTCGGCAAACCCTTGCGGCCGTTTGGATTTACGGTGGAAGCCGTGAAGTTCGTGCCGGAAAACGCGGCTCTGCCCCCTTCCTGA